From a single Brassica napus cultivar Da-Ae chromosome C9, Da-Ae, whole genome shotgun sequence genomic region:
- the LOC111208498 gene encoding uncharacterized protein LOC111208498 produces the protein MREQFQRNGITMFDDQKIVRSATISPSLTKAINESRIAIVILSKKYASSSWCLDELVEILECKKAIGQIVMTIFYGVEPSAVRKQTGEFGIAFNETCARKTDEERQKWSKALRDVGNIAGEDFLKCNVLSKLLNKAVAEVKIGYHPQCMEINLSHLSFADDSVVFMDGTPESLRGVLSVFDDFEKKSGLKINVAKSTVFAAGRGKLDLEREAGAVGLSVSALPIKYLGLPLTTKIMTRSDYEPLIVKIRNRLLSWTSKALSYAGRLQLIKLVIASITMELFSKTLLLAQRLLGKMCAVLMRKEAWASSLWVTWVHHYLLRQEVFWDARDTVIGSWVWRKLLRFRPLAKGFIRMKIQYGCSVRFWTDLWHPKGRLIDLAGEIGTQKLGIGRSARICDVFVDGEWRFRICRDHFLQDLVHDIRELPLILTANVPDRVLWRDGDDTYSSRFNSKNTWSNIRKKKDQVMWSRLIWFQQGVPRFAFITWLAVRDRLSTGHRTAQWGQAQYCLYCGEPDETRDHLFFACPYTFTLWLKVAGNLFGMDPDPDWDTTITRLLTGHYDRLTFILLRLELQVTIYYFWRERNERLHNHVSKPVEHIARLVDKTVRNRIMSTCYYLRPRLQGLMQRWFGAHDT, from the exons ATGCGCGAACAGTTTCAGCGAAACGGGATCACTATGTTTGATGATCAAAAGATTGTAAGAAGTGCAACGATCTCTCCTTCACTTACAAAAGCTATAAACGAATCGAGGATTGCGATAGTGATTCTCTCCAAGAAATACGCTTCATCAAGTTGGTGTTTGGATGAACTGGTGGAGATACTGGAGTGCAAAAAAGCTATAGGGCAGATAGTGATGACCATCTTCTATGGAGTGGAGCCATCCGCTGTACGGAAACAGACTGGGGAGTTTGGGATCGCTTTCAATGAAACTTGTGCACGTAAGACGGATGAGGAAAGGCAGAAATGGAGCAAAGCGTTGAGAGATGTGGGCAACATCGCTGGAGAAGACTTCCTAAAATG CAACGTTCTCTCCAAACTCCTGAACAAGGCTGTTGCTGAAGTGAAGATTGGTTACCATCCTCAGTGCATGGAAATAAATTTGTCTCACCTGAGCTTCGCTGACGATAGTGTTGTATTTATGGATGGAACGCCGGAATCTCTTCGTGGTGTTCTTTCTGTGTTTGATGATTTCGAAAAAAAATCAGGTTTAAAGATAAATGTAGCTAAGTCAACAGTGTTTGCTGCGGGTAGAGGGAAGCTTGATCTTGAGAGGGAAGCAGGAGCGGTAGGCCTCTCTGTCTCTGCTTTACCTATTAAGTACCTTGGGCTGCCTCTGACTACGAAGATTATGACAAGAAGCGACTATGAGCCTTTGATTGTGAAGATTCGCAACAGATTACTCAGTTGGACGAGCAAGGCTCTTTCTTACGCAGGGAGGCTGCAGCTTATTAAGTTGGTCATTGCCAGCATCACTATGGAGTTGTTCTCCAAAACATTATTACTCGCGCAAAGATTGCTTGGGAAGATGTGTGCTGTCCTTATGAGGAAGGAGGCTTGG GCTTCTTCGCTCTGGGTGACTTGGGTACATCATTATCTACTCAGACAGGAGGTCTTTTGGGACGCAAGAGATACTGTGATAGGGTCGTGGGTTTGGAGGAAGCTGTTACGGTTTCGTCCTCTTGCAAAAGGTTTCATTCGTATGAAGATCCAGTACGGTTGTAGTGTGAGATTCTGGACAGATTTGTGGCACCCTAAGGGTCGACTGATTGACCTAGCGGGTGAAATAGGGACTCAGAAACTGGGTATTGGAAGGAGTGCTAGGATCTGTGACGTGTTCGTAGATGGTGAGTGGAGATTTCGTATATGTCGTGACCATTTCCTTCAAGATCTGGTTCATGACATTCGAGAGCTCCCACTAATTTTGACTGCAAATGTGCCAGACAGGGTGTTATGGAGAGATGGAGACGACACCTATAGCAGCAGGTTTAACTCCAAGAACACTTGGAGTAATATTAGAAAGAAGAAGGATCAAGTAATGTGGAGTAGGCTGATTTGGTTTCAGCAAGGAGTGCCGAGATTTGCTTTCATCACGTGGTTGGCTGTAAGAGATAGGCTATCAACTGGACATCGCACTGCACAGTGGGGTCAAGCACAATATTGTCTCTACTGTGGGGAGCCAGACGAAACCCGAGATCATCTATTCTTTGCTTGTCCATACACGTTCACACTTTGGCTCAAAGTTGCAGGAAACTTATTTGGCATGGACCCGGATCCTGATTGGGATACTACCATCACGAGGCTCTTGACAGGTCACTATGATCGGCTTACATTTATTCTGCTCAGACTTGAGCTGCAGGTTACTATCTACTACTTTTGGAGAGAACGGAATGAGAGACTCCACAACCATGTTTCAAAGCCGGTTGAGCACATTGCAAGATTGGTGGACAAGACGGTTCGTAACCGCATCATGTCTACGTGTTATTACTTAAGGCCAAGGTTGCAAGGTCTGATGCAAAGGTGGTTTGGAGCTCATGATACTTAG
- the LOC106391983 gene encoding disease resistance protein RML1A-like: protein MIEKISKDVLDKLNATPSRDFCGMVGIEIHLMKVLSLLDLDDDGVKMVAISGPAGIGKTTIARALHSIFSSRFQLSCFVNNLRGSHHSGFDEHGLKLHLQNQLLSQMLNQNDMRISHLGALKERLCDHRVLIILDDVNSIKQLEALANETTWFGPGSRIVVTTENNELMQQHGINYTYHVVFPSDEQALKILCRYAFRQSYPHICFKELALRVTKLCGNLPLGLRVVGSSLRGKNEEEWEEVILKLDTILDHQDIEEVLKVGYESLHENELSLFLHIAVFFNYNDVDFVKSMFADNNLDIKHGLKILVSRSLIHVSTDGEIVMHKLLQQVGRKAVRREEPWKCRILIETPDICDVLERAKGSRAVSGILFDISDIDEVSISSRAFKRMPNLRFLKIYKSKEGGNDIENIPEDIEFPPRLRLLHWEAYPNKCLPPTFHPEYLVQLNLRDNELEKLWEGTQRLQNLQKLDLFGSLNFKELPDLSNASNLDSLDLSGCESLVEIPSSFRNLHKLKQLTMLLCIKLQVVPDHFNLASLTSVVMVGCWKLRKLPGISRNITSLSIADTMLEELPESVRLWSRLETLSIYGSLNISPIWLDRWQERKGADIVTIPDWIKDLHGLTWLHGLSKTCVTARAS from the exons ATGATTGAGAAGATATCAAAAGATGTTTTAGATAAATTGAATGCTACACCGTCTAGGGATTTTTGTGGCATGGTAGGAATTGAGATTCATTTGATGAAAGTACTGTCTTTGCTAGATTTAGATGATGATGGAGTGAAGATGGTTGCAATCTCTGGTCCTGCTGGGATTGGTAAAACGACCATTGCCAGAGCTTTACATAGCATATTCTCGAGCCGTTTTCAACTAAGTTGTTTTGTGAACAACCTTAGAGGAAGTCACCATAGTGGATTTGATGAGCACGGTTTGAAGTTGCATTTACAAAACCAACTTCTTTCACAGATGTTGAACCAAAATGATATGAGGATAAGCCATCTGGGTGCTTTAAAAGAAAGGCTCTGCGACCACAGAGTGCTCATCATTCTTGATGATGTGAACAGTATAAAGCAATTAGAGGCGTTGGCTAATGAAACTACATGGTTTGGCCCTGGAAGTAGGATTGTAGTTACCACAGAAAATAATGAGCTTATGCAGCAACATGGTATCAACTATACGTACCATGTGGTGTTTCCATCTGATGAACAAGCTCTCAAAATCTTGTGTAGATATGCTTTTAGGCAAAGCTATCCACATATTTGTTTCAAAGAGCTTGCGTTGAGAGTAACAAAGCTTTGTGGTAATCTTCCATTGGGTCTCCGTGTGGTGGGTTCATCTTTACGTGGGAAGAATGAGGAGGAGTGGGAAGAGGTAATACTCAAGCTAGATACTATTCTTGATCATCAAGACATCGAGGAAGTACTAAAAGTCGGTTATGAGAGTTTACATGAGAATGAACTATCTCTATTTCTCCATATTGCTGTCTTCTTCAACTATAATGATGTTGATTTTGTGAAATCCATGTTCGCTGACAATAATTTGGATATCAAACACGGGTTGAAAATCCTGGTCAGCAGATCTCTCATACATGTATCTACTGATGGAGAAATAGTGATGCACAAGTTACTACAACAAGTGGGTAGAAAAGCTGTTCGTAGAGAAGAACCATGGAAATGCAGGATCTTAATAGAGACTCCAGATATCTGTGATGTTCTCGAACGTGCCAAA GGTTCTAGAGCTGTATCTGGCATATTATTTGACATATCTGATATCGATGAGGTATCTATCAGCAGTAGAGCTTTTAAAAGAATGCCTAATCTTCGATTCCTCAAGATTTACAAAAGTAAAGAAGGTGGAAATGATATAGAGAATATACCTGAGGACATAGAGTTTCCACCTCGTTTAAGGTTACTACATTGGGAGGCATACCCAAACAAATGTCTCCCTCCTACATTTCATCCTGAATATCTTGTTCAACTCAATTTAAGAGATAACGAGCTAGAGAAGCTCTGGGAAGGAACCCag AGACTTCAAAATCTGCAGAAGTTGGATTTGTTTGGATCCTTGAATTTCAAGGAACTCCCGGATCTTTCAAATGCATCAAATCTTGACAGTTTGGATCTGAGTGGTTGCGAGAGTTTGGTAGAGATCCCTTCCTCTTTTAGAAATCTTCATAAACTAAAGCAGTTGACGATGTTGTTGTGCATAAAGTTACAAGTTGTTCCAGATCACTTCAACTTGGCATCTCTTACATCAGTAGTCATGGTGGGATGCTGGAAACTGAGAAAACTCCCTGGTATTTCCAGGAATATCACGTCACTCTCAATCGCAGACACAATGCTAGAAGAATTGCCTGAATCAGTAAGGCTTTGGTCTCGCCTTGAGACGCTCTCAATATATGGCAGTCTCAACATATCACCAATTTGGTTAGACCGGTGGCAAGAGCGAAAAGGCGCAGATATTGTAACAATTCCAGACTGGATCAAAGATCTTCATGGGTTAACATGGCTTCATGGGTTGTCCAAAACTTGCGTTACTGCCAGAGCTTCCTAG